The proteins below come from a single Acidobacteriota bacterium genomic window:
- a CDS encoding DUF5989 family protein, producing MGSVRRFFSRFGVIHELMVFLWKRKLWWMMPMVLILVLFGLLLVFSQSSVIAPFIYTIF from the coding sequence ATGGGTTCCGTACGCAGGTTTTTCTCGAGGTTCGGCGTGATTCACGAGCTCATGGTGTTCCTGTGGAAACGAAAGCTATGGTGGATGATGCCCATGGTTTTGATTCTTGTGCTTTTCGGCCTTCTCCTGGTTTTCAGCCAGAGCTCGGTTATCGCGCCGTTCATCTATACAATTTTCTAA
- a CDS encoding amidohydrolase family protein, protein MRKHRITAILLAGLVVSTFTSLSAAPAEDKVLAVTGARIVTVSGPEIAKGTLLVRNGRIEAVGADIAIPDGAEIINASGLTAYPGMIDAYSSLGLVEISGVAATVDNRETGRINPQARSLEAIRYDSMHIPIARSNGITAALVAPSGGVIAGQSCLLGLDGWTHRDMAIKSPAFLHVELPGIPRRGGFAALFAGQPRETADQILKELKALFDGARHYKKMREAAAANLTLPHPQFDETSEALLPVIDGALPLMISVQAEKDILAAIKFVKEQNVRAVFYGAHQAWKAAAAVKESGIPVVFGSLYEMSPVWEDGYDSLYRNPAILHEAGVKIAFSSSSAGVAKDLPYHAAKAAAFGLDRTEALRAVTLNTAEILGLGDSLGSLDPGKRADIVLADGDILELGTKIERVFIAGKEADLSNRYTELLDKFRRDK, encoded by the coding sequence ATGAGAAAACATCGCATCACGGCGATTTTGTTGGCCGGTCTGGTCGTTTCAACTTTCACAAGCCTGTCCGCCGCGCCGGCCGAAGACAAGGTCCTGGCCGTCACGGGCGCCCGGATCGTCACCGTGTCGGGGCCGGAGATCGCCAAGGGAACCCTTCTCGTCCGGAACGGCCGGATCGAAGCCGTCGGCGCCGACATTGCCATCCCCGATGGCGCCGAGATCATCAACGCCTCGGGCCTTACGGCTTATCCCGGGATGATCGATGCCTATTCTTCCCTGGGACTCGTCGAGATCAGCGGTGTGGCCGCGACCGTCGACAACCGGGAGACGGGCCGGATCAACCCCCAGGCCCGCTCCCTCGAAGCCATCCGCTACGACTCCATGCACATCCCCATCGCCCGGTCGAACGGCATAACGGCCGCCCTGGTCGCCCCTTCGGGCGGCGTCATTGCGGGTCAGAGCTGCCTGCTCGGACTCGACGGCTGGACTCATCGAGACATGGCCATCAAGAGTCCGGCATTCCTTCACGTCGAGCTTCCGGGTATCCCCCGGCGGGGCGGTTTCGCGGCCCTGTTCGCAGGACAACCCCGCGAAACCGCGGATCAAATCCTCAAGGAGCTCAAGGCACTTTTCGACGGAGCCCGCCATTACAAGAAAATGCGGGAGGCCGCAGCCGCGAACCTTACCCTCCCCCATCCGCAGTTCGACGAAACGTCCGAGGCGCTTCTTCCCGTCATCGACGGCGCGCTGCCTCTCATGATCTCCGTCCAGGCCGAAAAGGACATTCTGGCCGCGATCAAGTTCGTCAAGGAGCAAAACGTCAGGGCCGTCTTTTACGGCGCCCACCAGGCCTGGAAGGCGGCCGCGGCCGTCAAGGAATCGGGCATTCCCGTCGTTTTCGGATCGCTCTACGAAATGTCCCCGGTCTGGGAAGACGGCTACGACTCTCTCTACAGAAATCCCGCGATTCTTCACGAAGCCGGGGTCAAGATCGCTTTTTCGTCCTCGAGCGCCGGCGTCGCCAAGGATCTTCCCTATCATGCCGCCAAGGCGGCCGCTTTCGGGCTCGACCGGACGGAGGCTCTCCGGGCCGTCACGCTGAACACGGCCGAGATTCTGGGCCTGGGCGATTCTCTCGGCAGCCTGGATCCCGGCAAGAGGGCCGATATCGTCCTGGCTGACGGCGACATCCTCGAACTCGGAACGAAGATCGAACGGGTCTTCATCGCCGGAAAAGAGGCCGACCTGTCCAACCGCTACACCGAACTCCTCGATAAATTCCGGAGGGACAAATGA
- a CDS encoding amidohydrolase, whose protein sequence is MNIKPRFFASAVLAAVLVIGWLPSTDIEAAPKVKISKEKAAVLDWLSDPGVVERFGRISDAIWSYAELGLQEFKSARLLADTLESEGFTVDRGLAGMPTCFTASYGSGKPVIGILGEYDALPMLSQKGGVPYQDPIVAGAPGHGCGHNAMGTAGIAAAIAVKRAMEAHGIKGTIKFFGSPAEEIVVSRPYMIRAGLFDGVDAVIDNHSSSGFGTGYGRGGNALFSSVFTFRGKTAHSAGAPWAGRSALDAVEIMNVAANYLREHLHLSQRLHYVILQGGEAPNVVPDKASVWYYVRNTDERLGDMYTRVMDCARAGALASGTELESVRVISAVHQRHANKAAAELFQKNIELVGMPEWSEEEHAFAKALQKELGAPEIGMPSEVGQLREPRGDAMGGGSSDVGDVTLIAPTATIVFPGQVPGSIGHHWSSVASNYGTATWKGLNAGAKAMAASAVDLLTSPAELKKLRTEFEAYTAKNPYKSFLPADAVPPLDINEELMNKFRPLLEKHAVKK, encoded by the coding sequence ATGAACATAAAGCCTCGATTTTTTGCCTCGGCGGTCCTGGCCGCCGTTCTTGTGATCGGATGGCTTCCGTCCACGGACATCGAAGCCGCTCCCAAGGTCAAAATCTCCAAGGAAAAGGCCGCCGTCCTCGACTGGCTGAGCGATCCCGGAGTCGTCGAACGCTTCGGACGGATTTCGGACGCCATCTGGTCTTATGCCGAGCTCGGTCTCCAGGAATTCAAATCGGCCCGGCTGCTGGCCGACACCCTCGAAAGCGAGGGTTTCACCGTCGACCGCGGTTTGGCCGGCATGCCGACCTGCTTCACGGCAAGCTACGGCTCGGGAAAACCCGTGATCGGCATCCTCGGCGAATATGACGCCCTGCCCATGCTCTCACAGAAGGGCGGGGTCCCCTACCAGGATCCCATCGTCGCGGGAGCGCCGGGCCACGGCTGCGGGCACAACGCCATGGGCACGGCGGGAATCGCCGCGGCCATCGCCGTGAAGCGGGCCATGGAGGCTCACGGCATCAAGGGGACGATCAAGTTCTTCGGCTCGCCGGCCGAGGAGATCGTCGTCAGCCGCCCCTACATGATCCGGGCCGGCCTGTTCGACGGGGTGGACGCCGTGATCGACAACCACAGCTCGAGCGGCTTCGGCACGGGCTACGGCCGCGGCGGGAACGCTCTGTTTTCCTCCGTGTTCACGTTCCGCGGCAAGACGGCTCACAGCGCCGGGGCGCCCTGGGCGGGCCGGAGCGCCCTCGACGCCGTCGAGATCATGAACGTGGCCGCCAATTACCTCCGCGAACATCTTCATCTCTCCCAGCGCCTGCATTATGTGATTCTCCAGGGCGGAGAGGCGCCCAACGTCGTGCCGGACAAGGCCTCGGTCTGGTATTACGTCCGCAACACCGATGAACGGCTCGGGGACATGTACACCCGGGTCATGGACTGCGCCCGAGCCGGCGCCCTGGCCTCAGGCACGGAGCTCGAATCCGTCCGGGTCATCAGCGCCGTCCACCAGCGGCACGCCAACAAGGCCGCGGCCGAGCTCTTTCAGAAAAACATCGAACTCGTCGGCATGCCGGAATGGTCCGAGGAAGAGCATGCTTTCGCCAAGGCGCTCCAGAAAGAACTCGGAGCCCCGGAAATCGGGATGCCTTCCGAGGTCGGTCAACTCAGGGAACCGCGCGGGGACGCCATGGGGGGCGGATCGTCCGACGTCGGCGACGTCACCCTGATCGCCCCAACGGCGACCATCGTTTTTCCGGGCCAGGTCCCGGGCTCGATCGGCCACCACTGGTCGTCGGTCGCCTCGAATTACGGAACGGCGACCTGGAAAGGGCTGAACGCCGGGGCCAAGGCCATGGCCGCCTCGGCCGTCGATCTTCTGACCTCTCCGGCCGAATTGAAAAAGCTACGGACGGAATTCGAGGCCTATACGGCGAAGAACCCCTACAAGTCCTTTCTCCCGGCCGACGCCGTTCCGCCTCTCGACATCAACGAGGAACTCATGAACAAGTTCCGCCCGCTCCTGGAGAAACACGCCGTTAAAAAATAG
- a CDS encoding carbamoyltransferase has protein sequence MVVLGISCFYHDAAAALVRDGRLVAAAEEERFTRIKHDFDFPKEAVRFCLDEAGLSIHDVDYVVFYEKPFHKFERILMSSMQTFPKSWKVFRESMITWLGDKLWLKNIIRDQLKIDDGKILFSEHHLSHAASAFYPSPFEEAAILTVDGVGEWTTASMGTGKGNAITLLNEIRFPHSLGLLYSAFTAFLGFKVNEGEYKVMGMAPYGKPRYLDKIFDHLMHVAPDGSFRLNMDYFCFHYSDHRAFTAKFEKLFGPPRKPESFFFTSTTRYPSYFGEKPSNFAELCRENEHYADIAASIQKATEEVILKLANSLHQKTGLKKLCLAGGVALNSVANGRILRETPFEEIFIQPAAGDGGAALGAALHMQHGVLGQPRHFILEHAYWGKAYSNGDIRSFLDGRGIPYEHYDDEDKLTDRVAEHIQNGKVIGLFQGRFEWGPRALGNRSILADPRSEDMKDLVNIKIKFREPFRPFAPVILEDHIGDYFQGENIAGQYPARYMLLVLPLKEDKAESVSAVNHMGTGRLQSVRKEWNPRYYQIVEKFGAATGVPVLLNTSFNLRGEPIVTTPANAFNTFSQSGIDYLVMENFLVGK, from the coding sequence ATGGTGGTGTTGGGAATCTCCTGTTTCTATCACGATGCGGCCGCTGCGCTTGTTCGGGACGGCCGGCTTGTGGCGGCGGCGGAGGAGGAACGGTTCACACGGATCAAACATGACTTCGATTTTCCCAAAGAAGCCGTCCGGTTCTGCCTGGACGAGGCCGGGCTGTCGATTCATGACGTGGATTATGTCGTGTTTTACGAGAAGCCGTTTCATAAATTCGAACGCATTCTCATGTCGTCCATGCAGACATTTCCGAAATCCTGGAAGGTTTTCCGCGAGTCCATGATCACATGGCTGGGCGACAAACTCTGGCTGAAGAACATCATTCGGGATCAGTTAAAAATCGACGACGGCAAGATCCTGTTCAGCGAACACCATCTGTCCCATGCCGCAAGCGCGTTTTATCCCTCGCCGTTCGAAGAGGCCGCGATTCTCACCGTGGACGGCGTCGGGGAATGGACGACGGCTTCCATGGGAACCGGAAAGGGCAACGCCATCACGCTCCTGAATGAGATCCGCTTCCCCCATTCCCTGGGCCTCCTGTACAGTGCTTTCACGGCTTTTCTGGGGTTCAAGGTCAACGAGGGCGAATACAAAGTCATGGGGATGGCTCCCTACGGAAAACCCCGGTATTTGGACAAAATCTTCGACCATCTGATGCACGTGGCGCCGGACGGCTCGTTCCGGTTGAACATGGATTATTTTTGCTTCCATTATTCGGATCATCGGGCTTTCACCGCGAAATTCGAAAAGTTGTTCGGCCCGCCGCGAAAACCCGAAAGCTTTTTTTTCACGTCCACGACCCGGTATCCGTCCTATTTCGGGGAAAAGCCGTCGAATTTCGCGGAACTCTGCCGGGAAAATGAACACTATGCCGACATCGCCGCCAGCATCCAGAAGGCGACGGAAGAGGTGATCCTGAAGCTGGCAAATTCGCTGCATCAAAAGACAGGATTGAAAAAGCTCTGTCTGGCCGGAGGCGTGGCCCTGAATTCCGTGGCCAACGGGCGAATCCTGCGTGAGACCCCCTTTGAAGAGATCTTCATTCAGCCCGCCGCGGGAGACGGCGGCGCCGCGCTGGGGGCCGCTCTTCATATGCAGCATGGCGTCCTGGGGCAACCTCGACATTTCATCCTGGAACATGCTTATTGGGGAAAGGCCTACTCCAACGGAGATATCCGGAGTTTTCTGGACGGCCGCGGGATTCCCTATGAGCATTACGATGACGAGGACAAGCTGACGGACAGGGTCGCCGAGCACATTCAAAACGGAAAGGTCATTGGGCTGTTTCAGGGAAGATTTGAATGGGGACCGCGGGCTCTCGGCAACCGAAGCATCCTGGCCGATCCTCGAAGCGAGGACATGAAGGATCTGGTCAATATCAAAATCAAATTCCGGGAGCCTTTCCGGCCCTTCGCCCCCGTTATCCTTGAAGATCACATCGGGGATTATTTCCAGGGCGAAAACATCGCCGGACAGTACCCCGCCCGATACATGCTGCTTGTTTTACCGCTCAAGGAGGACAAGGCCGAGTCCGTCAGCGCCGTGAACCACATGGGAACGGGACGGCTTCAGTCCGTCCGTAAGGAATGGAATCCCCGGTATTATCAAATCGTTGAAAAATTCGGAGCCGCCACGGGAGTCCCCGTTCTCTTGAATACCTCCTTCAACCTGAGGGGCGAACCGATCGTCACGACTCCGGCCAACGCCTTCAATACATTCAGCCAGAGCGGCATCGATTATCTCGTCATGGAGAATTTTCTTGTCGGCAAGTAA
- a CDS encoding amidohydrolase family protein, producing MKNVRLSFRALVLATVFAALVSPAAADGGGDLLIKNGTLLTVTGGVIPRGDILIQGGIIRRIGENIPAPPGIRIVDASGKYVMPGIIDSHTHIALSGTNEGTEAIVPEVDMADVVHADDVSILTALSGGVTMVHTMHGSANPIGGQNVTLKTKWGRPSEELVVREATPTLKFALGENVKQSNRQIAFNVPRRYPATRMGANAIIRREFQKARDYMARWERYERLKASKNPPKNLLPPRKDLALEVLAAMLRGEIVARCHTYQATETLEFLELSREFGFKIGAFEHAWEAYKIADELAEAGIGISIFADSWAYKMEAAEGIAPTAAYCAQRGVLVSINSDSGERIRRLFNDAGKAVKSGLSPEEALKLITINPAIQMGVEKIAGSLEVGKHGDIAVFNEHPMSAYARCDMTVIEGEIYFDREQYLKDREAAVEKGGAESVTGGTR from the coding sequence ATGAAAAACGTGCGCCTGTCTTTCCGCGCCCTTGTCCTGGCGACGGTGTTCGCCGCCCTCGTCTCCCCGGCGGCCGCGGACGGCGGAGGTGACCTGCTCATCAAGAACGGCACGCTCCTGACCGTCACCGGAGGCGTGATTCCCCGCGGCGACATTCTGATCCAGGGCGGGATCATCCGCAGGATCGGAGAGAACATCCCCGCCCCTCCGGGCATCCGCATCGTCGACGCCTCGGGGAAATATGTCATGCCGGGGATCATCGACTCCCACACACACATCGCGCTCTCCGGAACGAACGAGGGAACCGAAGCCATCGTTCCCGAGGTCGACATGGCCGATGTCGTCCACGCCGACGACGTATCCATTCTGACCGCCCTCAGCGGCGGCGTGACGATGGTCCACACCATGCACGGCAGCGCCAATCCGATCGGCGGGCAAAACGTGACCCTCAAGACGAAGTGGGGGCGCCCCTCTGAAGAGCTCGTCGTCCGCGAGGCGACGCCGACTCTGAAATTCGCCCTCGGTGAAAACGTCAAACAGTCCAACCGGCAAATCGCCTTCAATGTCCCGCGCCGCTACCCCGCGACACGGATGGGCGCCAACGCCATCATCCGGCGTGAATTCCAGAAAGCCCGGGACTACATGGCCCGCTGGGAGCGGTATGAGCGACTGAAGGCCTCGAAAAATCCGCCGAAAAACCTGCTCCCGCCCCGAAAAGACCTGGCCCTGGAGGTTCTGGCCGCGATGCTTCGCGGCGAGATTGTCGCCCGCTGCCATACCTACCAGGCCACGGAAACCCTGGAATTTCTGGAACTCTCCCGGGAATTCGGGTTCAAGATCGGCGCCTTCGAACACGCCTGGGAGGCCTACAAGATCGCCGACGAACTGGCCGAAGCCGGGATCGGCATCTCCATTTTCGCCGACAGCTGGGCCTATAAGATGGAAGCGGCCGAGGGCATTGCACCCACAGCGGCCTATTGCGCACAGCGCGGCGTTCTCGTCTCCATCAACTCCGACAGCGGAGAGCGCATCCGGCGCCTGTTCAACGACGCCGGGAAAGCCGTGAAATCCGGCCTGTCTCCTGAAGAAGCTCTCAAGCTCATCACCATCAATCCGGCCATTCAGATGGGCGTCGAAAAAATCGCAGGCAGCCTCGAAGTCGGCAAGCACGGCGACATCGCCGTCTTCAACGAACACCCGATGAGCGCCTACGCCCGCTGCGACATGACCGTGATCGAAGGCGAAATCTACTTCGACCGCGAACAATATCTCAAGGACCGGGAGGCCGCGGTCGAAAAAGGCGGGGCCGAAAGCGTGACGGGAGGCACCCGATGA
- the gltX gene encoding glutamate--tRNA ligase, whose product MITVRFAPSPTGWLHIGSARTAIFNWLFARRHGGRLLLRVEDTDLKRSDPKFLEEILSSLRWLGIDWDGDPIFQSRRFPLYRERAEQLVAAGKARRDGEAILFPVEAGRTIEVRDMIHGPIAFDAGTFKEQVLIKSDGSPAYNFSCVVDDADMGVTDILRGDDHISNTPKQILFYEALGLEPPRFGHMPLILGQDGAKLSKRHGGTAVGEYRSEGFLPEALANYLILLGWYPGEDREILSMAEAGGMFSLEAMNDVQAKFDLTKLKWLNGEYIMKRETADLLPDLRDRLAAAGFALPEGRGDDYLASIIDLYKIRIKTLGEFAGMTDFFFTGAFAMEDDAAAQLAKPGAKDRVRELAEAVAGVEPFTHETIETACRATAEAAGVKAAAVIHPARAALSGKTKGAGLFEIMEVLGREKVLERLRRAS is encoded by the coding sequence ATGATAACCGTCAGATTCGCACCCAGTCCCACGGGATGGCTCCACATCGGGAGCGCCCGGACTGCCATCTTCAACTGGCTCTTCGCCCGGCGGCACGGGGGACGGCTTCTGCTCCGGGTCGAGGACACGGATCTCAAGCGCTCCGATCCCAAATTTCTCGAAGAGATCCTGTCCTCTCTGCGATGGTTGGGGATCGACTGGGACGGAGATCCGATTTTCCAGAGCCGCCGTTTTCCTCTTTACCGGGAACGTGCCGAACAGCTCGTCGCCGCGGGCAAGGCCCGCCGGGACGGCGAGGCCATTCTCTTTCCCGTGGAGGCGGGCCGGACGATCGAGGTCCGAGACATGATCCACGGTCCGATCGCCTTCGACGCCGGGACGTTCAAGGAGCAGGTCCTGATCAAGTCCGACGGTTCCCCGGCCTACAATTTCTCCTGTGTCGTCGACGACGCCGACATGGGCGTTACCGACATCCTGCGCGGCGACGACCACATCTCGAACACCCCCAAACAGATCCTCTTTTACGAGGCCCTCGGCCTCGAACCACCCCGCTTCGGTCATATGCCTCTCATCCTCGGACAGGATGGGGCGAAACTGTCCAAGCGCCACGGCGGCACAGCCGTCGGCGAATACCGGAGCGAAGGGTTCCTTCCTGAGGCCCTGGCCAACTATCTCATCCTTCTCGGATGGTATCCGGGCGAGGACCGTGAGATTCTGTCCATGGCCGAGGCGGGCGGCATGTTCTCACTCGAGGCCATGAACGACGTTCAGGCCAAGTTCGATCTGACGAAGCTCAAGTGGCTGAACGGCGAATACATCATGAAGCGGGAAACGGCCGATCTTCTGCCGGATCTCCGCGACCGCCTGGCTGCGGCCGGGTTCGCCCTGCCGGAAGGCCGCGGGGACGATTATCTCGCCTCCATCATCGATCTCTACAAGATCCGCATCAAGACCCTGGGGGAATTCGCCGGCATGACGGATTTCTTCTTTACCGGCGCCTTCGCCATGGAGGACGATGCGGCAGCCCAGCTGGCCAAGCCCGGGGCCAAAGACCGGGTCCGCGAATTGGCCGAAGCCGTCGCCGGAGTTGAACCCTTTACCCATGAAACCATCGAAACCGCCTGCCGAGCCACGGCCGAAGCCGCGGGCGTCAAGGCCGCCGCCGTCATCCATCCGGCCCGGGCCGCCCTGAGCGGCAAGACCAAGGGGGCCGGCCTTTTCGAAATTATGGAAGTCCTCGGGCGAGAGAAAGTCCTCGAACGGCTGCGGAGGGCGTCATGA
- a CDS encoding glutamine--tRNA ligase/YqeY domain fusion protein → MNDKPAAPRHFVKDIIDDHNATGRFQGRVLTRFPPEPNGYLHIGHAKSICLNFGLAAEYGGVCNLRFDDTNPETEEIEYVESIKTDIRWLGFDWEDREYYASDYFEKLYEFAERLVEKGRAFVCDLSAEEVSAQRGTLTEPGKDSPFRTRPAEENLDLLRRMKAGEFPDGSRTLRAKIDMSHPNLLMRDPVLYRIRRAHHYRRGDAWCIYPTYDWAHGQSDSIEGITHSICTLEFEVHRPLYDWCLDALEIHHPQQIEFARLNLSHTVLSKRRLLELVREGRVSGWNDPRMPTLSGIRRRGYTPEAVRRFCDIVGVAKANSIIDMPLLENCVREDLNRRAPRTMAVLRPLKVVILNYPEGKTEDLEAVNNPEDPSAGTRMIPFSRVLYIEREDFMEDPPKKFFRLSPGREVRLRYAYFIRCEEVVKDPATGEVVEVRCTYDPATRGGDSPDGRKVKATLHWVSAEHAFETEVRLYETLFSVRDPNDVGEGEDYKIHLNPKSLEILSGCRLEPGLKDAAPGDFFQFERMGYFCADSEDSKPGRPVFNRTVTLRDAWVNILKGGRENL, encoded by the coding sequence ATGAACGACAAGCCCGCGGCCCCCCGCCATTTCGTCAAGGACATCATCGACGATCACAACGCGACCGGACGATTCCAGGGCCGGGTTCTCACCCGGTTCCCGCCCGAACCCAACGGCTACCTCCATATCGGCCACGCCAAGTCCATCTGCCTGAATTTCGGTCTGGCCGCCGAGTACGGCGGGGTGTGCAACCTGCGGTTCGACGACACCAACCCCGAGACCGAAGAGATCGAATACGTCGAATCCATCAAGACGGATATCCGCTGGCTGGGGTTCGATTGGGAGGACCGCGAATACTACGCCTCGGACTATTTTGAAAAACTCTACGAGTTCGCCGAACGTCTGGTCGAAAAGGGACGGGCCTTTGTCTGTGACTTGAGCGCCGAAGAGGTTTCGGCCCAGCGCGGAACGCTCACCGAGCCCGGCAAGGACAGCCCTTTCCGGACGCGGCCCGCCGAGGAGAATCTCGACCTTCTCCGGCGCATGAAGGCCGGAGAGTTTCCGGACGGATCGCGGACGCTGCGGGCCAAGATCGATATGTCCCATCCCAATCTTTTGATGCGCGATCCGGTTCTCTACCGGATCCGGCGGGCCCACCATTACCGGAGAGGGGACGCCTGGTGCATCTACCCGACTTATGACTGGGCTCATGGCCAGTCGGACTCGATCGAAGGCATCACTCATTCGATCTGCACGCTCGAATTCGAGGTCCACCGGCCTCTCTACGACTGGTGTCTGGACGCGCTGGAGATCCACCACCCGCAGCAGATCGAGTTCGCCCGCCTCAACCTCAGCCACACCGTTCTCAGCAAGCGGCGGCTTCTCGAACTCGTTCGTGAAGGCCGCGTCTCCGGCTGGAATGACCCGCGGATGCCCACGCTCTCCGGAATCCGCCGTCGCGGCTACACGCCCGAGGCTGTCCGCCGCTTCTGCGACATCGTGGGCGTGGCCAAGGCCAATAGCATCATCGACATGCCGCTTCTTGAAAACTGCGTCCGCGAGGACCTGAACCGCCGTGCGCCGCGGACGATGGCCGTCCTCCGCCCACTCAAGGTCGTCATCCTGAATTATCCCGAGGGAAAGACCGAGGATCTTGAGGCAGTCAACAACCCCGAGGATCCGTCGGCCGGAACGCGGATGATTCCCTTTTCCCGCGTCCTCTACATCGAGCGCGAGGACTTCATGGAGGACCCGCCGAAGAAGTTTTTCCGCCTGTCTCCCGGCCGGGAGGTCCGTCTCCGCTATGCCTATTTCATCCGCTGCGAAGAGGTCGTCAAGGATCCGGCGACGGGTGAGGTTGTCGAGGTCCGCTGCACCTACGATCCGGCGACGCGGGGAGGGGACTCGCCCGACGGCCGGAAAGTCAAGGCCACCCTTCACTGGGTTTCGGCCGAACACGCCTTCGAAACCGAGGTCCGGCTTTATGAGACGCTCTTCAGCGTCCGGGATCCCAACGACGTCGGAGAGGGCGAGGATTACAAGATCCATCTCAACCCGAAGTCGCTGGAAATTCTTTCCGGATGCCGCCTCGAACCCGGACTGAAAGATGCGGCGCCGGGCGACTTTTTCCAGTTCGAGCGGATGGGGTATTTCTGCGCCGACAGCGAGGATTCCAAGCCGGGGCGGCCGGTTTTTAACAGGACGGTGACGCTGAGGGATGCTTGGGTTAATATCCTCAAAGGCGGCCGCGAAAACCTCTAG
- a CDS encoding amidohydrolase family protein produces the protein MHPTRILPAAWCLVSLIAAAGVFAEETRPAYALEGCRVVTAAGPILEKGVVVIRDGLIEAVGESGKIKIPPDAEVVAAEGLTAYPGLILAHTGFLIERPREEAPEGRAAALAAAAATAGRQAEETPKSQPLTWAFDRIKPQTQVLENLHRSGVTTILVAPAPGIFQGLSVLLNLNGDKAEPMVLKNGAALHINFAVERGTYPSSPMGTMAFLRQHFHNALHYAEHLSRYEKAGRGMKRPTYDPLLEALIPFVKDRRPVVFQCNDQEDIKRALRLADEFRLNAMIGGANEAWRVAADLKKSGRPLFVSLNFAPPPRSAYTHQGEDLQKKAQSEIYPANAAKLAEAGIPFALTALGLPDGATALRNVRTAIKAGLSADEALKALTIVPARFLGAADRIGSLETGKIANVILVRGDIFDEKALVERVFVDGLSFTPKPPEKPKKPEEKSR, from the coding sequence ATGCATCCCACCCGAATCCTTCCCGCCGCCTGGTGCCTTGTCTCCCTGATTGCGGCGGCCGGCGTTTTTGCTGAAGAGACACGGCCGGCCTATGCCCTCGAAGGCTGCCGTGTCGTCACCGCCGCCGGCCCCATCCTGGAGAAAGGCGTCGTCGTCATCCGCGACGGACTCATCGAGGCCGTCGGCGAATCCGGAAAAATCAAGATCCCGCCCGACGCCGAGGTCGTCGCCGCCGAAGGCCTGACGGCCTATCCCGGCCTCATTCTCGCACACACGGGGTTCCTTATCGAACGGCCCCGCGAGGAGGCGCCCGAAGGCCGGGCGGCCGCTCTCGCCGCCGCTGCGGCGACAGCCGGGCGGCAAGCGGAAGAGACGCCGAAATCCCAGCCTCTGACCTGGGCCTTCGACCGGATCAAGCCCCAAACCCAGGTTCTGGAGAACCTGCACCGGAGCGGCGTAACGACGATCCTGGTCGCACCGGCACCGGGAATCTTCCAGGGACTGAGCGTCCTTCTCAACCTCAACGGGGACAAGGCCGAACCCATGGTCCTTAAAAACGGCGCCGCCCTGCATATCAATTTCGCCGTCGAACGCGGCACCTACCCGTCGAGTCCCATGGGGACGATGGCCTTCCTGCGCCAGCATTTTCATAACGCGCTCCATTATGCCGAACACCTGTCACGCTACGAAAAGGCCGGACGGGGAATGAAGCGGCCGACCTACGATCCGCTCCTGGAAGCGCTCATCCCCTTCGTCAAAGACCGTCGCCCCGTCGTCTTCCAGTGCAACGACCAGGAGGACATCAAGCGGGCCCTTCGTCTGGCCGACGAATTCCGGCTGAACGCCATGATCGGAGGGGCCAACGAGGCTTGGCGCGTCGCCGCCGATCTGAAGAAATCCGGTCGGCCTCTGTTCGTCAGCCTGAATTTCGCGCCGCCTCCCCGAAGCGCTTATACCCATCAGGGCGAGGATCTGCAGAAGAAGGCCCAAAGCGAGATCTACCCGGCAAACGCCGCCAAGCTGGCCGAGGCCGGCATCCCCTTCGCCCTGACCGCCCTGGGACTCCCGGACGGAGCCACGGCGCTCAGGAACGTCCGGACTGCGATCAAGGCGGGACTCTCCGCCGATGAGGCCCTCAAGGCCCTGACCATCGTCCCGGCCCGGTTCCTCGGCGCCGCCGACCGGATCGGCAGCCTGGAGACCGGAAAGATCGCCAATGTGATTCTCGTCCGGGGGGACATCTTCGATGAAAAGGCCCTGGTCGAGCGGGTCTTTGTCGACGGCCTGTCCTTCACGCCCAAACCCCCGGAAAAGCCAAAAAAACCCGAGGAGAAATCCCGATGA